The Streptomyces sp. NBC_00440 genome contains a region encoding:
- a CDS encoding NUDIX domain-containing protein, protein MTERPVVKRTARAVLLDGDDMILIKRTKPGVEPYWVTPGGGVEAEDSTVVEALHREVDEELGAKITDVVPCFVDTVEHIPEGGGVAGVKVQHFFVCRLASMDPALRHGPEMEEPCGEYEIVRVPFSRVGIAVVHLVPLSLRHYLDGNIEGVRALQAADLG, encoded by the coding sequence ATGACCGAACGTCCAGTGGTCAAGCGCACCGCCCGCGCCGTGCTCCTCGACGGCGACGACATGATCCTCATCAAGCGGACCAAGCCCGGCGTGGAGCCGTACTGGGTCACACCCGGCGGCGGGGTGGAGGCCGAGGACTCCACCGTGGTCGAAGCGCTGCACCGGGAGGTCGACGAGGAACTCGGCGCCAAGATCACCGATGTGGTGCCCTGCTTCGTCGACACCGTCGAACACATCCCGGAAGGCGGCGGGGTGGCGGGCGTGAAGGTGCAGCACTTCTTCGTCTGCCGGCTGGCGTCAATGGATCCCGCTCTGCGGCACGGGCCCGAGATGGAGGAGCCCTGCGGCGAGTACGAAATCGTCCGGGTCCCCTTCAGCCGGGTCGGGATCGCGGTCGTCCATCTGGTTCCGCTGTCGCTGCGGCACTATCTCGACGGCAACATCGAAGGGGTCCGGGCGCTCCAGGCCGCAGACCTTGGATGA
- a CDS encoding HAD family hydrolase, with protein sequence MARLHLFDLDGTLIRGSAAPVEISRQLGLLEEIGVLERDLVSGRIGPPEYAVEVHALWSGLTADHVAAAFDAAPWLAGIQEVWRDIRERGDYCAVISLSPSFFVERLLGWGAHAAYGSRFPEVPFSRPVDPSGILSAAAKVRIADRLCTEFAVGRADCIAYGDSMSDVELFGAVARSVAVNADSHLAELATHHYAGGDLREAYGLVAGTDGN encoded by the coding sequence TGACGGAACCCTCATCCGTGGCTCGGCCGCACCGGTGGAGATATCCCGCCAGCTGGGGCTGCTGGAGGAGATCGGCGTACTGGAGCGGGACCTGGTCTCGGGGCGGATCGGCCCGCCGGAGTACGCGGTGGAGGTGCACGCCCTCTGGTCCGGGCTCACCGCGGACCACGTGGCGGCCGCTTTCGACGCCGCGCCGTGGCTCGCAGGGATCCAGGAGGTCTGGCGGGACATCCGAGAGCGCGGTGACTACTGCGCGGTCATCTCGCTTTCGCCCTCGTTCTTCGTGGAGCGGCTGCTCGGCTGGGGTGCACATGCGGCGTACGGCTCACGCTTCCCGGAGGTTCCGTTCAGCCGGCCGGTGGACCCCTCGGGCATTCTCAGCGCAGCCGCGAAGGTCCGGATCGCGGACCGGCTCTGCACGGAGTTCGCCGTCGGGCGAGCGGACTGCATCGCCTATGGGGACTCGATGTCGGACGTGGAACTCTTCGGGGCGGTGGCCCGGTCGGTCGCGGTGAACGCGGACAGCCATCTGGCCGAACTCGCCACGCACCACTACGCGGGCGGCGATCTGCGCGAGGCCTACGGGCTCGTTGCCGGGACCGACGGGAACTGA